The Bacteroidota bacterium DNA segment CGCGCTTGAGGCGGTTCGCGCGGTCCGGGGACTGACGATCGGATCTGCGAAGAGCGTCGAGCAGGACGCCGACGGCCTCGGCTTCCATGCCGTCTTCAGCACCGGCCTTTTCACCGACGACCTGCACCTGCGCGTTGAACCACATCAAAACGGCGCGGTGCTGCACGTCCGCAGCGCGAGCCGCGTCGGGCTGGGCGACCTCGGCGTGAACCGCCGCCGCGTGCGCGCCCTGTTCGACGCGCTGACGTAGCGGTTTGGTCAATCAAACCCCTACAGATAAAGCACTGACGCCACGCCGAAGAACACGGCGAGGCCGATGATGTCGTTCGAGGTCGTGATGAACGGGCCGGTGGCGAGCGCGGGGTCGATCCCGACGCGGTCGAGGAGCAGCGGGACCGTCGCGCCGAGGACGGTGGCGAGGACGATCACGACGAGGAGCGAGACGGCCGAGGTGAGCGCGAGACGCGGCGTGTCGGCATCGCCGAGGCCACCGGCGGCCCCCATCACGAGGACGATGACGGCGAGCGCGGCGGCGAGGGCGATGCCGTTCAGGAGCGCCACGGCGAGCTCCTTGCCGATCCGCCGCACCACGTCCGAACTCCACAGGTCGCCCGAGGCGAGGCCCTGCACGGCAATCGCCGACGACT contains these protein-coding regions:
- a CDS encoding DUF1499 domain-containing protein encodes the protein MSDLPTNPLPPCGVPTNCTRETRPFDRDPEVLFAAALEAVRAVRGLTIGSAKSVEQDADGLGFHAVFSTGLFTDDLHLRVEPHQNGAVLHVRSASRVGLGDLGVNRRRVRALFDALT